In Pseudomonas sp. PDNC002, the DNA window GCCGCGGCCGTCTCACCGCACGTCAGATCGAGTCCGCGCGTCGTGCGCTGACCCGTCACGTAAAACGTGGTGGCAAGATCTGGATCCGTGTATTCCCCGACAAGCCTGTTACCAAAAAGCCCCTGGAAGTACGTATGGGTAAAGGTAAAGGCGGCGTCGAGTACTGGGTAGCTCAGATTCAACCGGGCAAGGTCCTGTACGAGATCGAGGGTGTATCCGAAGAGCTGGCGCGTGAGGCATTCGCCCTGGCTGCTGCAAAGCTGCCGCTCGCCACCTCCTTTGTTAAGCGGACGGTGATGTGATGAAAGCGAATGAACTTCGTGAAAAATCCGTTGAGCAGCTGAACGAGCAACTGCTCGGCCTGCTGCGCGACCAGTTCAATCTGCGTATGCAGAAAGCAACTGGCCAGTTGGGGCAGTCTCACCTGCTCTCGCAGGTTAAGCGCGACATCGCTCGCGTGAAAACTGTGCTCAACCAGCAAGCAGGTAAGTAATCATGGCTGAAGCCCAGAAAACCGTCCGTACGCTGACTGGCCGTGTCGTCAGCGACAAAATGGACAAGACCGTCACCGTTCTGATCGAGCGCCGTGTTAAGCACCCGATCTACGGCAAATACGTGAAGCGTTCGACCAAACTGCACGCCCACGACGAAACCAACCAGTGCCGCATTGGTGACCTGGTCACCATTCGCGAGACTCGTCCCCTGGCCAAAACCAAGGCCTGGACTCTGGTTGATATCGTCGAGCGCGCGGTTGAAGTCTAAGGGTCGGAGATAGAAGATGATTCAGACTCAATCCATGCTCGAAGTCGCTGATAACAGCGGCGCGCGTCGCGTAATGTGCATCAAGGTGCTCGGCGGTTCCCACCGCCGCTACGCCGGCATTGGCGACATCATCAAGGTCACCGTCAAGGAAGCAATTCCTCGTGGCAAGGTGAAGAAGGGCCAGGTAATGACTGCCGTGGTCGTTCGCACCAAGCACGGCGTACGTCGTACCGACGGTTCCATCATTCGCTTCGACGGCAACGCCGCCGTCCTGCTGAACAACAAGCAGGAGCCGATCGGCACCCGTATCTTTGGGCCCGTGACTCGTGAACTTCGTACCGAGAAGTTCATGAAGATCGTCTCCCTTGCCCCAGAAGTGCTGTAAGGAGTAGCCGTCATGCAAAAAATTCGTCGTGACGACGAAATCATCGTCATTGCCGGCAAGGACAAGGGCAAGCGTGGCAAGGTGCTGAAAGTTCTCGCCGATGACCGTCTGGTCGTTGGTGGCGTGAACCTCGTCAAGCGCCACACCAAGCCCAACCCCATGCTCAATCAGCAAGGCGGGATCGTCGAGAAGGAGGCGCCTCTGCACGTCTCCAACGTCGCCATCTTCAACGCTGAAACCAACAAGGCTGACCGCGTTGGCTTCAAGGTCGAAGACGGTAAGAAGATTCGTGTCTTCAAGTCGACCCAGAAACCGGTTCAGGCTTGAGGGAGCTAGGTAGATCACCATGGCACGATTGAAAGAAATTTATCGGAAGGAAATCGCTCCCAAGCTGAAGCAAGAGCTTCAGCTGGCGAACGTGATGGAAGTTCCGCGCGTTACCAAAATCACCCTGAACATGGGTCTTGGCGAAGCTGTCGGCGACAAAAAAGTCATCGAGAGCGCCGTAGCTGATCTGGAAAAGATCGCGGGTCAGAAGCCGATCGTGACTTACGCTCGTAAGTCCATCGCCGGCTTCAAGATTCGTGAAGGCTGGCCGATCGGCGTGAAAGTCACCCTGCGTGGCGATCGCATGTACGAGTTCCTGGACCGTCTGCTTTCGATCTCCCTGCCGCGCGTACGTGACTTCCGCGGTCTGAATGCCAAGTCCTTCGACGGCCGTGGCAACTACAGCATGGGCGTCAAAGAGCAGATCATCTTCCCGGAAATCGATTACGACAAGATCGATGCCCTCCGCGGTATGGATATCACTCTGACCACTACCGCGCGTTCGGATGATGAGGGTCGTGCTCTGCTGCGCGCCTTCAAATTCCCGTTCCGCAACTGATTGGAGTAGGACCATGGCTAAAGAGAGCATGAAGAACCGTGAGCTGAAGCGTCAGCGCACGGTAGCTAAGTACGCCAAAAAGCGTGCCGAGCTGAAAGCGATCATCGTTAATCCGAGCACCACTGCGGAAGATCGCTGGAATGCCCAGGTCGCCCTGCAGAAGCAACCGCGTGACGCGAGCGCCAGCCGCCTGCGTAACCGTTGCCGTCTGACCGGTCGTCCGCACGGCTACTACCGCAAGTTCGGCCTGAGCCGTAACAAACTGCGTGAAGCGGCAATGCGCGGTGACGTACCGGGCCTGGTGAAAGCCAGCTGGTAAGTACTAGACGGAGCTGGAAACAGCTCCGTTGATCGCTTTGCGAAGCAAGCCCCCTTGTGGGGCTTGATTCGTTTTTGAGCGATCTCTAGAATACCCGGCTCCCCCGAGCCCGGGTTTAGTTCGCCTGGCGTTATGAGGGCGAGTTGTGAAGTTGAAGGCTTATCTTTTGTATCAGGAGCATTAAGCCCATGAGTATGCAGGACCCGTTAGCAGACATGCTAACTCGCATCCGTAATGCCCAGATGGCTGAGAAGACCGTCGTGAGCATGCCGTCTTCCAAGCTGAAAGCGGCAGTCGCCAAAGTCCTCAAGGACGAAGGTTACATTGCGGATTTCCAAGTCACCGCCGAGGCCAAGCCTCTGCTGTCGATCGAGCTGAAGTACTTCGAAGGCAAGCCTGTCATCGAAGAAGTGAAGCGAATCAGCCGTCCTGGCCTGCGCCAGTACAAATCCGTAGACCAGCTGCCGAAAGTTCGCGGCGGCCTGGGCGTATCGATCGTCTCCACCAACAAAGGTGTGATGACTGACCGTGCTGCCCGTGCCGCTGGCGTCGGTGGCGAAGTGCTCTGCACTGTGTTCTAAGGGGAATCAGCATGTCTCGCGTTGCTAAGAACCCCGTCATTCTGCCCGCCGGCGTTGAAATCAAGCTGGCTGGTCAGGAACTTTCGATCAAGGGTGCCAAAGGCGCTCTGGAGCTGAAAGTACATCCGTCCGTAGAAGTCATTCAGGACAACGGTGAGCTGCGTTTCGCTGCGCGTAACGGCGACCAGCAGACCCGTGCCATGGCCGGTACCACCCGCGCTCTGGTCAACAACATGGTGATCGGCGTCAGCCAAGGCTTCGAGCGCAAGCTCCAGCTGGTTGGTGTTGGTTACAAAGCGCAGGCCAAAGGCCAAGTGCTGTCCCTGGCTCTCGGCTTCTCCCACCCGGTTGATTACGAACTGCCTGCCGGCATCGTCGCGGAAACCCCCAGCCAGACCGACATCCTGATCAAGGGTATCGACAAGCAGCTGGTTGGCCAGGTTGCCGCGGAAATCCGCGACTTCCGTCCGCCGGAGCCGTACAAAGGCAAGGGCGTGCGTTACGCCGACGAAGTCGTCCTTCGTAAAGAAGCCAAGAAGAAGTAGGGCATAGCAAATGAGCGTCAAGAAAGAAACCCGTCTGCGCCGCGCTCGCAAGGCTCGCCTGAAGATGCGCGAACTGGAAGCTGTACGCCTCTGCGTTTACCGCTCCTCCCAGCACATCTACGCCCAGGTTATTGCAGCCGACGGCGGCAAGGTCCTGGCCAGCGCCTCGACCCTGGACAAAGAACTGCGCGAAGCTGCCACCGGCAACGTCGACGCAGCCAAGAAAGTTGGTCAACTGGTCGCGGA includes these proteins:
- the rpsH gene encoding 30S ribosomal protein S8, which gives rise to MSMQDPLADMLTRIRNAQMAEKTVVSMPSSKLKAAVAKVLKDEGYIADFQVTAEAKPLLSIELKYFEGKPVIEEVKRISRPGLRQYKSVDQLPKVRGGLGVSIVSTNKGVMTDRAARAAGVGGEVLCTVF
- the rplX gene encoding 50S ribosomal protein L24: MQKIRRDDEIIVIAGKDKGKRGKVLKVLADDRLVVGGVNLVKRHTKPNPMLNQQGGIVEKEAPLHVSNVAIFNAETNKADRVGFKVEDGKKIRVFKSTQKPVQA
- the rplF gene encoding 50S ribosomal protein L6, which codes for MSRVAKNPVILPAGVEIKLAGQELSIKGAKGALELKVHPSVEVIQDNGELRFAARNGDQQTRAMAGTTRALVNNMVIGVSQGFERKLQLVGVGYKAQAKGQVLSLALGFSHPVDYELPAGIVAETPSQTDILIKGIDKQLVGQVAAEIRDFRPPEPYKGKGVRYADEVVLRKEAKKK
- the rplP gene encoding 50S ribosomal protein L16, producing the protein MLQPKRTKFRKQMTGHNRGLAHRGSKVSFGEFALKATSRGRLTARQIESARRALTRHVKRGGKIWIRVFPDKPVTKKPLEVRMGKGKGGVEYWVAQIQPGKVLYEIEGVSEELAREAFALAAAKLPLATSFVKRTVM
- the rplE gene encoding 50S ribosomal protein L5 translates to MARLKEIYRKEIAPKLKQELQLANVMEVPRVTKITLNMGLGEAVGDKKVIESAVADLEKIAGQKPIVTYARKSIAGFKIREGWPIGVKVTLRGDRMYEFLDRLLSISLPRVRDFRGLNAKSFDGRGNYSMGVKEQIIFPEIDYDKIDALRGMDITLTTTARSDDEGRALLRAFKFPFRN
- the rplR gene encoding 50S ribosomal protein L18, giving the protein MSVKKETRLRRARKARLKMRELEAVRLCVYRSSQHIYAQVIAADGGKVLASASTLDKELREAATGNVDAAKKVGQLVAERAKAAGVTQVAFDRSGFKYHGRIKALADAAREGGLEF
- the rpmC gene encoding 50S ribosomal protein L29 codes for the protein MKANELREKSVEQLNEQLLGLLRDQFNLRMQKATGQLGQSHLLSQVKRDIARVKTVLNQQAGK
- the rpsQ gene encoding 30S ribosomal protein S17, coding for MAEAQKTVRTLTGRVVSDKMDKTVTVLIERRVKHPIYGKYVKRSTKLHAHDETNQCRIGDLVTIRETRPLAKTKAWTLVDIVERAVEV
- the rpsN gene encoding 30S ribosomal protein S14, with protein sequence MAKESMKNRELKRQRTVAKYAKKRAELKAIIVNPSTTAEDRWNAQVALQKQPRDASASRLRNRCRLTGRPHGYYRKFGLSRNKLREAAMRGDVPGLVKASW
- the rplN gene encoding 50S ribosomal protein L14, translated to MIQTQSMLEVADNSGARRVMCIKVLGGSHRRYAGIGDIIKVTVKEAIPRGKVKKGQVMTAVVVRTKHGVRRTDGSIIRFDGNAAVLLNNKQEPIGTRIFGPVTRELRTEKFMKIVSLAPEVL